The Streptomyces sp. NL15-2K genome contains a region encoding:
- a CDS encoding VOC family protein yields the protein MLHHVELWVPDLERATASWGWLLERLGYERYQSWADGCSWRMAETYLVLEQSPALRAAEPYDRMRPGLNHLAFHVPSRSALDALVEAAPAHGWTLLFPDRHPYAGGPEHCAAYLEDGDGFEVELVAKDS from the coding sequence TTGCTGCATCACGTGGAACTGTGGGTGCCGGACCTGGAACGCGCGACCGCCTCGTGGGGATGGCTGCTGGAGCGGCTGGGATACGAGCGGTACCAGAGCTGGGCGGACGGGTGCAGTTGGCGGATGGCGGAGACGTACCTCGTGCTCGAACAGTCACCGGCGCTGCGTGCCGCTGAACCGTACGACCGTATGCGCCCGGGCCTGAACCACCTCGCCTTCCACGTGCCGAGCCGCTCGGCTCTCGACGCCCTGGTCGAGGCGGCGCCCGCACACGGCTGGACTCTGCTCTTCCCGGACCGACACCCGTACGCGGGCGGGCCGGAGCACTGTGCCGCGTATCTGGAGGACGGGGACGGGTTCGAGGTGGAACTGGTCGCGAAGGACTCCTGA
- a CDS encoding DinB family protein, with the protein MTRTDTPPAWDERTQLTTFLDYARHTARAKRKDASAEGARTALLPGSPLMTLCGLINHLRWVEYYWFQVVFLGEEDEGPWMDEDPDREMRVAVDFPLKDLIAEYDEQAARYRELVAAHDLDTKAQRPIRDGRHVDLRWILLHLIEETSRHNGHLDIVRELVDGTTGA; encoded by the coding sequence ATGACAAGAACCGATACTCCTCCCGCATGGGACGAGCGCACCCAGCTGACCACCTTCCTCGACTACGCCCGCCACACCGCCCGCGCCAAGAGAAAGGACGCATCGGCGGAGGGCGCCCGAACGGCACTCCTGCCGGGCTCACCCCTCATGACGCTGTGCGGGCTGATCAACCACCTGCGGTGGGTCGAGTACTACTGGTTCCAGGTGGTCTTCCTCGGCGAGGAGGACGAGGGCCCTTGGATGGACGAGGACCCCGACCGCGAGATGCGCGTCGCGGTCGACTTCCCGCTGAAGGACCTGATCGCGGAGTACGACGAACAGGCCGCCCGGTACCGGGAACTGGTCGCCGCGCACGACCTGGACACCAAGGCGCAGCGCCCGATACGCGACGGCCGGCACGTCGACCTGCGCTGGATCCTCCTCCACCTGATCGAGGAGACGTCCCGGCACAACGGTCACTTGGACATCGTTCGGGAGTTGGTCGACGGCACCACCGGTGCCTAG
- a CDS encoding IS481 family transposase, with protein MSHRNAPLTPTGRLRLARCVVDDGWPVWRAAERFQVSHTTVARWAGRYRHHGAEGMHDRSSRPHRSPRQTPATVEAEVVRIRREHRIGPLRLAARTQIAASTAHRILKRHGMPALAAVDRATGEPVRRYERSRPGELIHIDVKKLGRIPEGGGHKTLGRAEGRRNRTGTGYAYLHTALDDHSRLAYTEDLPDETAPTCAAFLTRATAWFAAHDITVERVLTDNAWAYTKNTWRQTCHDLGISPRWTRPWRPQTNGKVERFHRTLLDEWAYHQPYTSDAERQTAFPDWLDWYNYHRPHTGIGGHTPASRVTNLSGQHN; from the coding sequence TTGTCCCACCGTAACGCCCCGCTGACTCCGACCGGCAGGCTGCGTCTGGCCCGGTGCGTCGTCGACGACGGCTGGCCTGTGTGGCGGGCCGCAGAGCGCTTCCAGGTCAGTCACACCACCGTGGCCCGATGGGCCGGCCGCTACCGCCACCACGGCGCCGAAGGCATGCACGACCGCTCCAGCCGCCCCCACCGCTCACCCCGGCAGACGCCCGCCACGGTTGAAGCAGAGGTGGTGCGGATACGGCGCGAGCACCGCATCGGACCACTTCGGCTGGCCGCCCGCACCCAGATCGCCGCGTCCACCGCCCACCGCATCCTCAAGCGCCACGGCATGCCCGCGCTGGCCGCTGTGGACCGGGCCACCGGCGAGCCTGTGCGCCGCTACGAACGCTCCCGGCCCGGCGAATTGATCCACATCGACGTCAAGAAACTCGGCCGCATACCCGAGGGCGGCGGCCACAAGACCCTGGGCCGTGCCGAAGGCCGACGCAACCGGACCGGCACCGGCTACGCCTACCTCCACACCGCCCTGGACGACCACTCCCGCCTGGCCTACACCGAAGACCTGCCCGACGAGACCGCCCCAACCTGCGCAGCCTTCCTCACCCGCGCCACCGCCTGGTTCGCCGCACACGACATCACCGTCGAACGCGTCCTGACCGACAACGCCTGGGCCTACACCAAGAACACCTGGCGCCAGACCTGCCACGACCTCGGCATCAGCCCCCGCTGGACCCGCCCCTGGCGACCGCAGACCAACGGCAAAGTCGAACGCTTCCACCGCACCCTGCTCGACGAGTGGGCCTACCACCAGCCCTACACCTCAGACGCCGAACGCCAGACTGCGTTTCCCGACTGGCTGGACTGGTACAACTACCACCGACCCCACACCGGCATCGGCGGCCACACCCCAGCCAGCCGCGTCACCAACCTGTCCGGTCAGCACAACTAG
- a CDS encoding SgcJ/EcaC family oxidoreductase: protein MDTQETQICELFAEYCRTWTEADSAGFGRLFTKDADYVSYDGSWAAGAAQLQDNHDKLFRGVIAGSAMVGEIESLRFITDSVAVLVANGSVLMPWRSKLPKRRLSRQIIVCVRTPEGWRIAAIQNGRQRPVTIPEPDSMPSTMSQAMTRLAQRFGIGRAREVTLP, encoded by the coding sequence ATGGACACCCAGGAGACCCAGATTTGCGAGCTCTTCGCGGAGTACTGCAGGACCTGGACGGAAGCGGACTCCGCCGGGTTCGGGCGACTGTTCACCAAGGACGCCGACTATGTGTCCTACGACGGCAGTTGGGCGGCCGGCGCGGCGCAGCTGCAGGACAACCACGACAAGTTGTTCCGCGGCGTGATCGCCGGATCGGCGATGGTCGGCGAGATCGAATCGCTGCGCTTCATCACCGATTCCGTGGCCGTGCTGGTAGCTAACGGATCGGTTCTCATGCCCTGGCGCAGCAAGCTGCCGAAGCGACGGCTGTCGCGGCAGATCATCGTCTGCGTCCGCACGCCGGAGGGCTGGCGGATAGCCGCGATCCAGAACGGCCGGCAGCGACCGGTGACCATCCCGGAGCCGGACTCGATGCCATCGACAATGTCACAGGCCATGACTCGGCTGGCGCAGCGCTTCGGTATTGGCAGGGCGCGCGAGGTCACGCTGCCGTGA
- a CDS encoding MarR family transcriptional regulator, which translates to MGPSREELLAELGEAGRVHSNAAVMYHAAISARMGLSAVEEKTLDLLQRSGALSAGELGELTGLAPASVSGLIDRLERKGFARRVKDPKDRRRVNVEIDPATNARFAPLFAPFAAQLADLYAEHSDAELALILDFLHRSAQIQREATRALTEQE; encoded by the coding sequence ATGGGACCGTCAAGGGAAGAACTTCTCGCCGAACTCGGGGAAGCGGGACGGGTGCACAGCAATGCAGCCGTCATGTATCACGCGGCGATCAGCGCCCGGATGGGCCTCAGCGCGGTCGAGGAGAAGACGCTCGACTTGCTCCAGCGGTCGGGCGCACTCAGTGCTGGCGAGCTGGGAGAACTCACTGGCCTGGCACCAGCCTCCGTGTCCGGGTTGATCGACCGGCTGGAGCGCAAGGGGTTCGCCCGCAGAGTGAAGGATCCAAAGGACCGCAGGCGGGTCAATGTCGAGATCGATCCGGCCACCAATGCCCGGTTCGCACCGCTCTTTGCCCCCTTCGCAGCTCAGCTGGCTGACCTGTACGCGGAGCACTCGGACGCGGAGCTCGCTCTGATCCTCGACTTCCTCCATCGCTCCGCGCAGATCCAGCGGGAAGCCACCCGTGCCCTCACAGAACAGGAGTGA
- a CDS encoding ASCH domain-containing protein, which produces MTTDSVPPAELASLPRAEFAFPGPLRDQLVAAILNGSKTSTTGLVDDYEHEGEALPVVGNRAVVVDSAEHPVAVIEVTDVRVVPLAQVDLDHARDEGEGHTTMADWRADHEKFWHSDEMRAAMDDPAFTVDDSTLAVLQRFRLIADLRGTG; this is translated from the coding sequence ATGACGACTGACTCCGTCCCACCCGCAGAGCTCGCCTCGCTGCCCAGGGCCGAATTCGCTTTCCCAGGCCCGCTGCGCGATCAACTCGTCGCGGCCATCCTCAACGGTTCCAAGACCTCGACCACAGGTCTCGTCGACGACTACGAGCACGAGGGAGAGGCGCTGCCGGTAGTCGGGAATCGTGCCGTGGTCGTCGACTCGGCGGAACACCCGGTGGCCGTCATCGAAGTGACCGACGTACGCGTCGTCCCGCTGGCTCAGGTCGACCTCGACCATGCACGGGACGAGGGCGAGGGCCACACCACCATGGCTGACTGGCGGGCGGACCACGAAAAGTTCTGGCACAGCGATGAGATGCGGGCCGCGATGGACGACCCGGCGTTCACCGTGGACGACTCCACATTGGCCGTTCTCCAACGGTTCCGCCTCATCGCCGATCTTCGCGGCACCGGCTGA
- a CDS encoding serine hydrolase domain-containing protein, giving the protein MKRVHRALVTATTALAVIAAPSAALAAPEETDREGLRKRLDDVVATGAVGALVEVRDERGVWRGTSGVAELGTTRAVPVRGQFRVGSITKTFVATVALQLVGEGRLQLDDTVEAWLPGAVPDGHRITVRQLLNHTSGLYDYKRTLPMPPEPEFLDDRWRTWTAAEQVRRAVANPPSFQPPGSDYEYSNTGYLLIGQIIEKVTGRSYAEEIERRVIRPLRLRDTLLPGTSPHIRGPHPHGYVPIQRHGETRLVDYTAMNPSVMGAGGEMISTAKDLNRFIAALLGGRLLPGHLLDEMKTPGVAHRKYGLGLAWQDTSCGVRVYGNDGDALAYQSWSFSTEDRRRRVTVALTPDFRADPDDAVDALLNEAFCG; this is encoded by the coding sequence ATGAAGCGAGTGCATCGGGCGCTGGTGACGGCCACGACAGCGTTGGCGGTGATTGCGGCGCCGAGTGCTGCCCTTGCCGCGCCGGAGGAAACTGATCGCGAGGGGCTGCGGAAGCGGCTGGACGACGTCGTAGCCACCGGCGCGGTGGGTGCCCTGGTGGAGGTGCGTGACGAGCGGGGTGTGTGGCGGGGCACCAGCGGGGTCGCCGAACTGGGCACGACGCGGGCGGTCCCGGTGCGCGGCCAGTTCCGGGTGGGCAGCATCACGAAGACGTTCGTCGCCACCGTCGCTCTGCAACTCGTCGGCGAAGGCCGGCTGCAGCTGGACGACACGGTCGAAGCGTGGCTGCCCGGAGCCGTCCCGGACGGTCACCGCATCACCGTGCGGCAGCTGCTCAACCACACAAGTGGGTTGTATGACTACAAGCGCACGCTGCCGATGCCGCCAGAGCCGGAGTTTCTGGACGACCGGTGGCGGACCTGGACTGCGGCCGAGCAGGTTCGGCGCGCGGTGGCCAACCCGCCGTCGTTCCAACCGCCGGGTTCCGACTACGAGTACTCGAACACCGGGTACCTCCTGATCGGCCAGATCATCGAGAAGGTGACCGGTCGGTCGTACGCCGAGGAGATCGAGCGCCGGGTCATCCGACCGTTGCGGTTGCGCGACACCTTGCTGCCGGGGACGTCCCCGCACATTCGCGGGCCGCATCCGCACGGCTACGTGCCGATACAGCGGCACGGCGAGACGCGCCTCGTCGACTACACAGCGATGAATCCGTCGGTGATGGGCGCAGGTGGGGAGATGATCTCCACGGCAAAGGATCTCAACCGGTTCATCGCCGCACTGCTCGGTGGGCGCCTCCTGCCGGGGCACCTGCTCGACGAAATGAAGACACCGGGTGTCGCGCACAGGAAGTACGGGCTGGGGCTGGCCTGGCAGGACACCTCGTGCGGGGTCCGTGTGTACGGCAACGACGGGGATGCCCTGGCCTACCAGTCCTGGTCGTTCTCCACGGAGGACCGGCGCCGCCGGGTCACGGTCGCGCTCACGCCCGACTTCCGCGCCGACCCCGACGACGCCGTCGACGCGCTCCTGAACGAGGCCTTCTGCGGCTGA
- a CDS encoding dipeptide ABC transporter ATP-binding protein, protein MSNANPLLDVSGLTKHFPIKGGFPIRRTVGAVQAVDGLDFQVAEGESLGLVGESGCGKSTTGRLITRLLEPTAGKVSYRGQDITHAGRKQLAPIRSEIQMIFQDPYASLNPRQTVGKIISGPMEINDINPEGGREKRVRELLEIVGLNPEHYNRFPHEFSGGQRQRIGVARALALEPKLIVADEPVSALDVSIQAQVVNLLQKVQQELGIAFIFIAHDLAVVRHFSQRVAVMYLGRIVEIADRDDLYGNPRHPYTRALLSAVPEATAEDVPARERIRLQGDVPSPINPPSGCRFRTRCWKATDKCASEAPPLVQVEGNKPGHLTACHYPETAETVPAPRLSKDPEAAV, encoded by the coding sequence ATGAGCAACGCGAACCCCCTCCTGGACGTCAGCGGTCTGACCAAGCACTTCCCGATCAAGGGAGGCTTCCCGATCCGCCGGACCGTCGGTGCCGTGCAGGCCGTCGACGGGCTCGACTTCCAGGTCGCCGAGGGCGAGAGCCTGGGTCTGGTCGGCGAGTCGGGCTGCGGCAAGTCGACCACGGGCCGGCTGATCACACGGCTCCTGGAGCCGACGGCCGGCAAGGTCTCGTACCGCGGCCAGGACATCACGCACGCCGGCCGCAAGCAGCTGGCGCCGATCAGGTCCGAGATCCAGATGATCTTCCAGGACCCGTACGCGTCCCTGAACCCGCGGCAGACGGTCGGCAAGATCATCTCGGGCCCGATGGAGATCAACGACATCAACCCGGAGGGCGGCCGCGAGAAACGCGTCCGCGAGCTACTGGAGATCGTCGGCCTCAACCCCGAGCACTACAACCGCTTCCCGCACGAGTTCTCCGGCGGCCAGCGCCAGCGCATCGGCGTGGCCCGCGCCCTGGCCCTGGAGCCGAAGCTGATCGTGGCGGACGAGCCGGTCTCGGCGTTGGACGTCTCCATCCAGGCCCAGGTCGTGAACCTGCTGCAGAAGGTCCAGCAGGAACTGGGCATCGCGTTCATCTTCATCGCCCACGACCTGGCGGTGGTACGGCACTTCTCGCAGCGTGTCGCGGTGATGTACCTCGGCAGGATCGTGGAGATCGCCGACCGCGACGACCTGTACGGCAATCCGCGCCACCCCTACACGCGGGCCCTGCTGTCCGCCGTACCCGAGGCCACGGCGGAGGACGTGCCGGCCCGCGAGCGCATCCGGCTCCAGGGCGACGTGCCGTCCCCGATCAACCCGCCCTCCGGCTGCCGCTTCCGCACGCGCTGCTGGAAGGCCACGGACAAGTGCGCGAGCGAGGCACCGCCGCTGGTGCAGGTCGAGGGCAACAAGCCCGGCCATCTGACGGCCTGCCACTACCCGGAGACAGCGGAGACCGTGCCCGCTCCCCGTCTCTCCAAGGACCCCGAGGCGGCGGTCTGA
- a CDS encoding ABC transporter ATP-binding protein, protein MTSTDQQPFLSVRDLKVHFSTEDGTVKAVDGLSFDVAKGKTLGIVGESGSGKSVTNLTILGLHDRYRTSIDGEILLDGKELLTASERELERLRGNKMSMIFQDALASLSPYHTIGKQIGETYRKHTGASKKEARARAIEMLKRVGIPQPDVRVDDYPHQFSGGMRQRAMIAMALVCDPELLIADEPTTALDVTVQAQIMDLLKDLQQEFGTAIVFITHDLGVIADIADDVLVMYGGRCVERGTKQEVLRSPQHPYTLGLMSSMPSLNGPVDVPLSPIPGSPPSLLNPPSGCRFHPRCAFTDKVAGGLCSSQQPVLEVVEGRGSACHLAPDERGELFADFAGSRHN, encoded by the coding sequence GTGACGAGCACCGATCAGCAGCCCTTCCTCTCCGTCAGGGACCTGAAAGTCCACTTCTCCACCGAGGACGGCACCGTCAAGGCCGTCGACGGGCTCTCCTTCGATGTCGCCAAGGGCAAGACACTCGGCATCGTGGGCGAGTCGGGCTCCGGCAAGTCCGTGACCAACCTGACGATCCTGGGCCTGCACGACCGCTACCGCACCTCGATCGACGGCGAGATCCTGCTGGACGGCAAGGAGTTGCTCACCGCCTCCGAGCGGGAACTGGAGCGGCTGCGCGGCAACAAGATGTCCATGATCTTCCAGGACGCGCTGGCCTCGCTGTCGCCGTACCACACCATCGGCAAGCAGATCGGCGAGACGTACCGCAAGCACACCGGCGCCTCCAAGAAGGAGGCCCGGGCGCGGGCCATCGAGATGCTGAAGCGGGTCGGGATCCCCCAGCCGGACGTCCGGGTGGACGACTATCCGCACCAGTTCTCCGGCGGTATGCGCCAGCGCGCGATGATCGCGATGGCGCTGGTGTGCGACCCCGAGCTGCTGATCGCGGACGAGCCCACCACGGCCCTCGACGTGACGGTCCAGGCGCAGATCATGGACCTGCTCAAGGACCTCCAGCAGGAGTTCGGCACGGCGATCGTCTTCATCACGCACGACCTCGGGGTCATCGCCGACATCGCGGACGACGTGCTGGTGATGTACGGCGGCCGGTGCGTGGAGCGCGGCACCAAGCAGGAGGTGCTGCGCAGCCCGCAGCACCCCTACACCCTGGGCCTGATGAGCTCCATGCCGAGCCTGAACGGCCCCGTGGACGTGCCGCTGTCGCCGATCCCGGGCTCGCCGCCCTCGCTGCTCAACCCGCCCTCCGGTTGCCGCTTCCACCCGCGGTGCGCCTTCACCGACAAGGTCGCCGGCGGGCTGTGCTCCTCTCAGCAGCCGGTGCTCGAGGTCGTGGAGGGCCGGGGTTCCGCCTGCCACCTCGCGCCGGACGAGCGCGGGGAGCTCTTCGCCGACTTCGCCGGATCCCGGCACAACTGA
- a CDS encoding ABC transporter permease produces MFRFLVRRVSGAMVILLIISAITFWLFYAVPRDPALMSCGKNCTPAALEQIRHNLGIDKPIPAQYWEWLVGVFAGREYAGYGHCDAPCLGYSFANREPVFGTIMDRLPTTLSLAFGAAVVFLILGVGAGMLAALKQGKFLDKFASSASLIGSSLQIYFIGYIAMFFLVAKLGVLDQPSYTPFSDDPAAWFSGLLLPWLVLAVIFTANYTRMTRSQLVEQLSEDYVRTARAKGLSRSNVFFRFAWRGAMGPIVTLFGIDLGTLIGGAIITESTFSLQGIGRLAVQSVDQSDLPMLLGVTVLAASAIVFFNIIVDAVYALIDPRIRLA; encoded by the coding sequence ATGTTCCGCTTCCTTGTCCGCCGAGTCTCCGGCGCGATGGTCATCCTGCTGATCATCAGTGCCATCACCTTCTGGCTGTTCTACGCCGTTCCGCGTGACCCCGCGTTGATGTCCTGCGGCAAGAACTGCACGCCGGCGGCCCTTGAGCAGATCCGGCACAACCTGGGCATCGACAAGCCGATCCCGGCCCAGTACTGGGAGTGGCTCGTAGGCGTCTTCGCCGGGCGCGAGTACGCGGGCTACGGCCACTGCGACGCCCCGTGCCTCGGCTACTCCTTCGCCAACCGCGAGCCCGTCTTCGGCACGATCATGGACCGGCTGCCGACGACCCTCTCGCTCGCCTTCGGCGCGGCCGTCGTCTTCCTGATCCTGGGTGTCGGCGCGGGCATGCTCGCGGCCCTCAAGCAGGGCAAGTTCCTGGACAAGTTCGCCAGTTCGGCGTCGCTGATCGGCTCCTCGCTGCAGATCTACTTCATCGGCTACATCGCGATGTTCTTCCTGGTCGCCAAGTTGGGCGTGCTCGACCAGCCGTCGTACACCCCGTTCAGCGACGACCCGGCGGCCTGGTTCTCCGGCCTGCTGCTGCCCTGGCTGGTGCTCGCGGTCATCTTCACGGCCAACTACACCCGTATGACCCGCTCCCAGCTCGTCGAGCAGCTCAGCGAGGACTACGTGCGCACGGCCCGTGCCAAGGGCCTGTCCCGGTCGAACGTGTTCTTCCGGTTCGCCTGGCGTGGCGCCATGGGCCCCATCGTCACGCTGTTCGGCATCGACCTGGGCACGCTCATCGGCGGCGCGATCATCACCGAGTCGACCTTCAGCCTTCAGGGCATCGGCCGGCTCGCGGTGCAGTCCGTGGACCAGAGCGACCTGCCCATGCTGCTGGGCGTCACCGTGCTGGCGGCCAGCGCGATCGTGTTCTTCAACATCATCGTCGACGCCGTCTACGCCCTCATCGACCCGCGGATCCGGCTCGCCTGA
- a CDS encoding ABC transporter substrate-binding protein yields the protein MSFSRRNFLIATGVAAASSSVLTACGGSSSGGSGQNDAPKVSGSKTMEIPVGTKADSTGPAPEVKGAVKGGTIYSLDQFDMDHLDPAQIYVSTEGAITRPIMRGLTGYKIDEKGGATLVGDAATDAGTMKDGGKTWSFTLKDGLKWEDGSDVSMDDIRHTFERLFASFITEGPRYVQNWLVGGDKYKGPFEGKSLDSVEIDGKTVTFRLTEPRTDFNYTLAMPGYSLVSKAKDTKEKYDKKPFSCGPYKIQSRSIGKQMTYVRNEHWDPKTDSIRNAYPDKFVFQFGYELLASTDRYIADKGNDQYSMSIFNEVAPERIAQVLTNATLKKRVLIQVDTVTYYWPINMTRVKDLKVRQAINHAWPHQQIQTIQGGASTSEVATTILSPVTPGYTKFDLYGVTKKPGGDPVKAKALLKEAGKLGQKLVIAYQSSDTQVKVAVAVKNALEAAGFKVVNKQVDKSTFYTQIGKIDNDFDLFGAGWSPDWPNGYSVFFPCWSGKNIGDGRSNYAQLNDPSVNKAIDAAAKIADVEEANKAWGAVDRQIMELAAVVPDYHKIRNWMYGSKVGNVVYDAGNTCVALCKLYAKK from the coding sequence ATGTCCTTTTCCCGCAGAAACTTCCTGATCGCCACCGGGGTGGCCGCAGCCTCGTCGTCGGTGCTGACCGCCTGCGGCGGCAGCAGCTCCGGCGGCTCCGGGCAGAACGACGCCCCCAAGGTCAGCGGCTCCAAGACCATGGAGATCCCGGTCGGCACCAAGGCCGACTCGACCGGCCCGGCGCCGGAGGTCAAGGGCGCGGTCAAGGGCGGGACGATCTACTCGCTGGACCAGTTCGACATGGACCACCTGGACCCGGCGCAGATCTACGTCTCGACCGAGGGCGCCATCACCCGGCCGATCATGCGTGGCCTGACGGGCTACAAGATCGACGAGAAGGGCGGCGCCACCCTGGTCGGCGACGCCGCGACCGACGCCGGCACGATGAAGGACGGCGGCAAGACCTGGTCCTTCACCCTGAAGGACGGTCTGAAGTGGGAGGACGGCTCGGACGTCTCCATGGACGACATCCGCCACACCTTCGAGCGCCTCTTCGCCTCGTTCATCACCGAGGGTCCGCGCTACGTCCAGAATTGGCTGGTCGGCGGCGACAAGTACAAGGGACCCTTCGAGGGCAAGAGCCTCGACTCGGTCGAGATCGACGGCAAGACCGTCACCTTCCGCCTCACCGAGCCCCGCACCGACTTCAACTACACGCTCGCCATGCCCGGTTACTCCCTGGTGTCGAAGGCGAAGGACACCAAGGAGAAGTACGACAAGAAGCCGTTCTCCTGCGGCCCGTACAAGATCCAGAGCCGTAGCATCGGCAAGCAGATGACCTACGTGCGCAACGAGCACTGGGACCCGAAGACCGACTCGATCCGCAACGCCTACCCGGACAAGTTCGTCTTCCAGTTCGGCTACGAGCTGCTGGCCTCGACCGACCGCTACATCGCGGACAAGGGCAACGACCAGTACTCGATGTCGATCTTCAACGAGGTCGCCCCCGAGCGCATCGCCCAGGTCCTCACCAACGCCACGCTGAAGAAGCGCGTCCTCATCCAGGTCGACACGGTCACCTACTACTGGCCGATCAACATGACCCGCGTCAAGGACCTCAAGGTCCGCCAGGCCATCAACCACGCCTGGCCGCACCAGCAGATCCAGACCATCCAGGGCGGCGCCTCCACCAGCGAGGTCGCCACCACGATCCTCAGCCCGGTGACCCCCGGCTACACCAAGTTCGACCTCTACGGCGTGACCAAGAAGCCCGGTGGCGACCCGGTCAAGGCCAAGGCCCTGCTGAAGGAGGCCGGCAAGCTGGGCCAGAAGCTGGTCATCGCCTACCAGTCGTCGGACACCCAGGTGAAGGTCGCTGTCGCGGTCAAGAACGCCCTGGAAGCGGCCGGCTTCAAGGTCGTCAACAAGCAGGTCGACAAGTCGACCTTCTACACGCAGATCGGCAAGATCGACAACGACTTCGACCTGTTCGGCGCCGGCTGGAGCCCGGACTGGCCGAACGGCTACTCGGTCTTCTTCCCGTGCTGGAGCGGCAAGAACATCGGCGACGGCCGCAGCAACTACGCCCAGCTGAACGACCCGAGCGTGAACAAGGCGATCGACGCGGCCGCCAAGATCGCGGACGTGGAGGAGGCCAACAAGGCCTGGGGCGCCGTCGACCGCCAGATCATGGAGCTGGCGGCGGTCGTCCCCGACTACCACAAGATCCGCAACTGGATGTACGGATCCAAGGTCGGCAACGTGGTGTACGACGCCGGCAACACCTGCGTCGCGCTCTGCAAGCTCTACGCGAAGAAGTAA
- a CDS encoding ABC transporter permease, which yields MTLPTSSAAVPLEVTDDSVVKSPSPSTPQGNESRSPGRLAWNRFKRDRTGVISAYVVIFFFVIALAAPLIAKLYGKDPYTTYASQRPELLNAFSYPAGPNGGMSSEFWFGIEPQLGRDVFTFLLYAIRTSLGIAVATTLLTAFLGVVIGVTAGYLGGKTDYLVGRIMDIVLSFPSTLFFIAFMPVVYGLFVAPDENIPTWLRATALILVLSAFGWASIARLLRGQVLGLREREFVEAAKVTGASPRRIIFKELLPNLWTPIIIQSTLMLPAFVTAEAGLAFLGVGMIDPTPDWGVMIQRGAEFYTEDITFMLFPGLSMVIFVLAFNLLGDSVRDALDPKSKR from the coding sequence ATGACCCTCCCAACTTCATCTGCGGCTGTTCCGCTCGAGGTGACCGACGACAGCGTCGTGAAGTCGCCCTCGCCCTCCACCCCACAGGGCAACGAGAGCCGCTCCCCCGGTCGCCTGGCCTGGAACCGCTTCAAGCGGGACCGCACCGGCGTCATTTCGGCGTACGTCGTGATCTTCTTCTTCGTGATCGCGCTCGCCGCCCCGCTGATAGCGAAGCTGTACGGCAAGGATCCGTACACCACTTACGCCAGTCAGCGCCCGGAGCTGCTCAACGCCTTCTCCTACCCCGCGGGTCCGAACGGCGGTATGAGCTCGGAGTTCTGGTTCGGCATCGAGCCCCAACTCGGCCGTGACGTCTTCACCTTCCTGCTCTACGCGATCCGCACCTCGCTGGGCATCGCCGTGGCCACCACCCTGCTCACCGCCTTCCTCGGCGTGGTCATCGGTGTCACCGCGGGCTACCTGGGCGGCAAGACCGACTACCTGGTCGGCCGGATCATGGACATCGTCCTGTCGTTCCCCTCCACGCTGTTCTTCATCGCCTTCATGCCGGTCGTCTACGGCCTCTTCGTCGCCCCCGACGAGAACATCCCGACCTGGCTGCGGGCCACCGCGCTGATCCTGGTCCTCTCCGCCTTCGGCTGGGCCTCGATCGCCCGACTCCTGCGCGGCCAGGTACTCGGCCTGCGTGAGCGGGAGTTCGTCGAGGCCGCCAAGGTCACGGGCGCGTCACCGCGGCGCATCATCTTCAAGGAACTGCTGCCCAACCTGTGGACCCCGATCATCATCCAGTCCACGCTGATGCTTCCGGCCTTCGTCACGGCGGAGGCGGGTCTCGCCTTCCTCGGCGTCGGCATGATCGACCCGACCCCGGACTGGGGCGTCATGATCCAGCGAGGTGCCGAGTTCTACACCGAGGACATCACCTTCATGCTCTTCCCGGGCCTGTCGATGGTGATCTTCGTCCTCGCGTTCAACCTGCTCGGCGACTCGGTGCGTGACGCGCTCGACCCGAAGTCCAAGCGGTAG